The proteins below come from a single Candidatus Methylomirabilota bacterium genomic window:
- a CDS encoding autotransporter outer membrane beta-barrel domain-containing protein, whose amino-acid sequence MRDHRAGSSLLLLAALLLVGPPTAWAQKLIELGTLPGNTPSQASVGTAIDIICPKLAARSNSLNSAQSDLLARCGDMKLGGFATSQLPDILGKVSSEDATVQGTSAVQTRSAQLRAVGTRLASLRLGATGISFNGVAPDLDGKTASTGQLLGSGAGGAGDSSPLSRLGLFVNGVGSFGSVDSTPREAGFDYHSVGMTAGADYRFTDTLIAGAAFSYLNSEADIVSHLGEVTSNGYGLSLYGTYYVGAFYFDLLGGFTYRSYDSTRNIVYGPTPGFTGTAVDRTATGDTSGWQYTFNGGTGYDFQVAGSTLTPYFRVEYLHLAINGYTESGAAGLNLQVQSQTVESLLTILGGRVAHAFSTSFGVLVPQIHLEWRHESLNDARSIKAQFANDPFNQVFKAATDNPDRDYFAVGAGITSQFRKGMAAFLDFEAVVGLANVTSYNFTAGMRIEF is encoded by the coding sequence ATGAGAGATCATCGAGCCGGAAGTTCCCTCTTGCTGCTGGCTGCGCTGCTCCTCGTGGGCCCGCCGACGGCCTGGGCTCAGAAGTTGATCGAGCTCGGCACGCTCCCGGGCAATACGCCGTCACAGGCGAGCGTCGGCACCGCCATCGACATCATCTGCCCCAAGCTGGCCGCCAGGTCCAACAGTCTGAACTCGGCCCAGAGTGACCTGCTGGCCCGGTGCGGGGACATGAAACTCGGCGGCTTCGCGACCTCGCAGCTCCCTGACATTCTCGGCAAGGTCTCCTCCGAGGACGCGACGGTCCAGGGGACGAGCGCCGTCCAGACCAGGAGCGCCCAGCTCCGAGCGGTCGGGACCCGCCTTGCCTCCCTCCGGCTCGGTGCGACGGGGATCAGCTTCAACGGGGTCGCGCCTGATCTCGACGGCAAGACCGCATCGACCGGTCAGCTCCTGGGTTCGGGCGCGGGGGGAGCCGGCGACTCCTCGCCCCTCAGCCGACTCGGCCTCTTCGTGAACGGAGTGGGGAGCTTCGGCAGTGTGGATTCGACGCCCCGTGAGGCGGGCTTCGACTACCACAGCGTCGGAATGACGGCCGGGGCCGACTACCGATTCACCGACACCCTGATCGCGGGCGCCGCCTTCAGCTACTTGAACTCGGAGGCCGACATCGTCTCCCATCTCGGAGAGGTGACCTCCAACGGCTACGGCCTCTCGCTCTACGGCACCTACTACGTCGGCGCGTTCTACTTCGATCTCCTCGGCGGCTTCACCTATCGCAGCTACGACTCCACCCGCAACATCGTGTACGGGCCCACCCCGGGATTCACCGGAACGGCCGTCGATCGCACGGCCACGGGCGACACGAGCGGCTGGCAGTACACGTTCAACGGAGGCACCGGCTACGACTTCCAGGTGGCTGGGTCCACGCTTACCCCGTACTTCCGCGTGGAGTACCTGCACCTCGCCATCAACGGCTACACCGAGTCCGGCGCGGCCGGCCTCAACTTGCAGGTCCAGAGTCAGACGGTCGAATCCCTGCTCACGATCCTCGGCGGGCGGGTCGCGCACGCGTTCAGCACCTCCTTTGGAGTCCTGGTCCCGCAGATCCACCTGGAATGGCGGCATGAATCACTCAACGACGCCCGCTCGATCAAGGCGCAGTTCGCCAACGATCCGTTCAACCAGGTCTTCAAGGCCGCGACGGACAATCCCGACCGCGACTACTTCGCGGTGGGAGCGGGAATCACCAGCCAGTTCCGGAAGGGCATGGCGGCGTTCCTCGACTTCGAAGCGGTGGTCGGCCTCGCCAACGTCACCAGCTACAACTTCACCGCCGGAATGCGGATCGAGTTCTAG
- a CDS encoding SDR family oxidoreductase, translating into MATLVTGAFGCIGAWVCKRLLEAGEKPVAFDVGDDPWRMRMILGPERLHDVVMVKGDIADREGVSRVVGEHKITRIIHLAAWQVPLCRQDPSRGALINVVGTANVFEAAKAHRERVARVAYFSSAAVFGPPHLYGPGPVTDDSPPKPATHYGVYKVANEETARIYWEEHKIPSMGFRPLTVYGPGRDFGLTADPTLAMKSAVLGRPFQIRWGGATDLIYADDVARARIAASTATLEGARVYNLHGESAKVVDIARLIEEAWPSAKGTITHVEQPIPFPSELADPGYQRDLGPAPRTALKDGIRKTLGEFATLKKAGRLDARELEPAT; encoded by the coding sequence GGCGAGAAGCCGGTGGCCTTCGACGTGGGCGACGACCCGTGGCGCATGCGCATGATCCTAGGGCCGGAACGGCTGCACGACGTCGTCATGGTCAAGGGCGACATCGCCGACCGCGAGGGCGTGAGCCGCGTGGTCGGCGAGCACAAGATCACGCGCATCATCCACCTGGCCGCCTGGCAGGTGCCGCTCTGCCGCCAGGACCCCTCGCGCGGCGCCCTCATCAACGTGGTCGGCACGGCGAACGTCTTCGAGGCGGCCAAGGCCCACCGCGAGCGCGTGGCCCGCGTCGCCTACTTCTCCTCGGCAGCGGTCTTCGGCCCGCCGCATCTCTACGGCCCGGGGCCCGTCACCGACGACTCGCCGCCCAAGCCCGCCACGCACTACGGCGTCTACAAGGTCGCCAACGAGGAGACGGCGCGGATCTACTGGGAAGAGCACAAGATCCCGTCGATGGGCTTCCGGCCGCTGACGGTGTACGGCCCCGGGCGCGACTTCGGCCTCACCGCCGACCCGACGCTGGCCATGAAGTCGGCCGTGCTCGGGCGCCCCTTCCAGATCCGCTGGGGCGGCGCCACGGACCTGATCTACGCCGACGACGTCGCCCGCGCCCGCATCGCCGCTTCCACGGCCACCCTCGAGGGCGCGCGCGTCTACAATCTCCACGGCGAATCCGCCAAGGTCGTCGATATCGCGCGGCTGATCGAGGAGGCCTGGCCCTCCGCGAAGGGAACGATCACGCACGTCGAGCAACCCATCCCCTTCCCGTCTGAGCTGGCCGATCCCGGTTACCAGCGAGACCTGGGCCCGGCGCCGCGCACCGCGCTCAAGGACGGCATCCGGAAGACGCTCGGCGAGTTCGCCACGCTCAAAAAAGCCGGACGCCTCGACGCGCGCGAGCTGGAGCCGGCGACGTGA
- a CDS encoding arsinothricin resistance N-acetyltransferase ArsN1 family A — MTAAVTLRPARAGDAEAVCLIYNQGIEDRVATLETELRTPEERREWMAARGPRHPVLVAESGGTPSAAGTVVGWGSLNAFNARPAYRHVADFSVYVERAWRGKGVGHRLLERLIEMAREIGYHKMALSTFPTNTGGVKLYERLGFSRVGVHHEQGMLDGQWVDTLIMEKLL, encoded by the coding sequence GTGACGGCAGCGGTCACGCTCCGGCCCGCGCGCGCGGGCGACGCGGAAGCGGTCTGCCTGATCTACAACCAGGGCATCGAGGACCGCGTGGCGACGCTCGAGACCGAGCTGCGCACGCCGGAGGAGCGCCGCGAGTGGATGGCGGCACGCGGCCCCCGCCACCCCGTGCTCGTCGCGGAATCAGGCGGGACGCCAAGCGCCGCAGGTACAGTGGTCGGATGGGGCAGCCTGAACGCCTTCAACGCGCGCCCCGCCTACCGGCACGTCGCCGACTTCTCCGTCTACGTCGAGCGCGCGTGGCGCGGCAAGGGCGTCGGGCATCGCCTGCTCGAGCGGCTCATCGAGATGGCGCGCGAGATCGGCTACCACAAGATGGCGCTCTCCACCTTCCCTACCAACACAGGGGGCGTCAAGCTCTACGAGCGCCTGGGCTTCTCACGCGTCGGCGTCCACCACGAGCAGGGCATGCTCGACGGCCAGTGGGTGGACACGCTCATCATGGAGAAGCTGCTCTAA
- a CDS encoding ABC transporter substrate-binding protein: MVRTAALGFVLLILVGLALPGEAPAQTKDDTIVYALQSDIDTWDPPGSVLREAIILGYQVFDHLAVRDLKTRKVGPNLALSWKNLDDTTWEVKLRQGVKFHDGTPFTSKDVKATFDRVLDPAKKMIARGNHAKIKTVEIVDDYTVRFKTDGPYPLFVERLTAQAIESEKVIREKGDEWMQEHPVGTGPYKLVSWNRKQEHLLVRNDDYWGPKPYYKYVRIRIIPEQATQIAELLSGGVDIMKAVPPDQMDVINKSGAARTASSPILRTAFLQLDQAARSGPNPFTDKRVRIAANLAADQDAIIKHVLNGLGDRVATAVNPMAFGWDPALKPYKQDIPRAKKLLAEAGYPNGVDIAFNEAPPVVEPGTQQTNDAIVADMTKVGFRVKRNYIGDNTVVVARAKEGKLGPMFNWSWGYYSVFDADAILYDIFKCGEFYAYYCNKELDDLIISGRSTLDQKKRTEIYVKAQKLLFDDAAYLYKWGLRGVWGISSRVEYSAPPDEIDRMFLVTPRKK, from the coding sequence ATGGTTCGTACCGCCGCCCTGGGATTCGTGCTTCTGATTCTGGTCGGCCTCGCCCTGCCGGGCGAGGCGCCCGCGCAGACCAAGGACGACACCATCGTCTACGCGCTCCAGTCCGACATCGACACCTGGGACCCCCCGGGCTCGGTGCTGCGCGAGGCGATCATCCTCGGCTACCAGGTCTTCGACCACCTGGCCGTGCGCGACCTCAAGACGCGGAAGGTCGGCCCGAATCTCGCGCTCTCGTGGAAGAACCTCGACGACACGACGTGGGAGGTCAAGCTGCGGCAAGGCGTCAAGTTCCACGACGGCACGCCGTTCACCTCCAAGGACGTCAAGGCCACGTTCGATCGCGTGCTCGACCCGGCGAAGAAGATGATCGCCCGCGGCAACCACGCCAAGATCAAGACGGTCGAGATCGTCGACGACTACACCGTACGGTTCAAGACGGACGGCCCGTACCCGCTCTTCGTCGAGCGCCTGACGGCCCAGGCGATCGAGTCCGAGAAGGTGATCCGGGAAAAGGGCGACGAGTGGATGCAGGAGCATCCCGTCGGCACCGGCCCCTACAAGCTCGTCAGCTGGAACCGGAAGCAGGAGCACCTCCTGGTCCGCAACGACGACTACTGGGGCCCGAAGCCGTACTACAAGTACGTCCGCATCCGCATCATTCCCGAACAGGCGACCCAGATCGCCGAGCTCTTGTCGGGCGGCGTCGACATCATGAAGGCCGTGCCGCCCGATCAGATGGACGTGATCAACAAGTCGGGCGCGGCGCGCACGGCGTCCTCTCCGATCCTCCGGACGGCCTTCCTGCAACTCGATCAGGCCGCCCGCAGCGGCCCCAACCCGTTCACCGACAAGCGTGTGCGGATCGCCGCCAACCTGGCCGCCGACCAGGACGCCATCATCAAGCATGTGTTGAACGGCCTGGGCGACCGCGTCGCCACGGCCGTCAACCCGATGGCCTTCGGCTGGGATCCGGCTCTCAAGCCGTACAAGCAAGACATCCCGCGGGCCAAGAAGCTGCTTGCGGAAGCCGGCTATCCCAACGGCGTGGACATCGCTTTCAACGAGGCACCTCCTGTTGTCGAGCCCGGAACGCAGCAGACCAATGACGCCATCGTCGCCGACATGACGAAGGTCGGGTTCCGCGTGAAGCGGAACTACATCGGCGACAACACGGTGGTGGTCGCGCGTGCCAAGGAGGGCAAGCTCGGCCCCATGTTCAACTGGTCGTGGGGCTACTACTCGGTCTTCGATGCCGACGCCATCCTGTACGACATCTTCAAGTGCGGGGAGTTCTACGCCTACTACTGCAACAAGGAGCTCGACGACCTGATCATCTCGGGACGCTCGACCCTCGACCAGAAGAAGAGGACCGAGATCTACGTCAAGGCCCAGAAGCTCCTCTTCGACGACGCGGCGTATCTCTACAAGTGGGGCCTCCGCGGCGTCTGGGGCATCTCCAGCCGCGTCGAATACTCGGCGCCGCCCGACGAGATCGACCGGATGTTCCTCGTGACTCCCCGGAAGAAGTAG
- a CDS encoding ABC transporter permease, whose product MAITPSATVTTAGLQAPAAPDAAGATWRRVGRLKWGAGGGALFLVIVLSALLAPIISPHDPLSVDIRHRMVPPAWMEGGTREHILGTDQIGRDLLSRVIWGGRVSLLVGVSAVLLSATIGVLFGLAAGYFAGQVDWSIMTLINVMLTFPFVLLALAVIAVLGPSVPNMITVLGVTGWPVYARIIRAETYALREREFVVAARALGMSHARIIFRQILPNLVSPIVVVATLQIAQVIILESFLSFLGLGVQPPTPAWGNMLGEGRVYMLNSWWIAAFPGLAIFVTTLVINLMGNGLRDWLDPHMKL is encoded by the coding sequence ATGGCGATCACGCCGAGCGCAACCGTCACCACCGCCGGACTCCAGGCCCCGGCGGCGCCAGACGCCGCGGGCGCCACGTGGCGACGGGTCGGGCGCCTTAAGTGGGGCGCCGGCGGCGGCGCCCTCTTCCTCGTCATCGTGTTGAGCGCGCTGCTTGCGCCCATAATCTCGCCGCACGATCCCCTCTCCGTGGACATCAGGCACCGCATGGTGCCGCCGGCGTGGATGGAAGGCGGCACGCGGGAGCACATCCTGGGCACGGATCAGATCGGGCGCGATCTCCTCTCGAGGGTGATCTGGGGCGGGCGCGTCTCGCTGCTGGTCGGGGTCTCGGCGGTGCTGCTGTCGGCGACGATCGGCGTGCTCTTCGGGCTGGCGGCGGGCTACTTCGCCGGCCAGGTGGACTGGAGCATCATGACGCTGATCAACGTCATGCTGACCTTCCCCTTTGTGCTGCTGGCGCTGGCCGTCATCGCCGTGCTCGGCCCGAGCGTGCCCAATATGATCACGGTGCTGGGCGTGACGGGCTGGCCCGTCTACGCGCGGATCATCCGGGCGGAGACCTACGCCCTGCGCGAGCGCGAGTTCGTGGTCGCGGCCCGCGCGCTCGGCATGAGCCACGCCCGCATCATCTTTCGCCAGATCCTGCCGAACCTCGTCTCGCCGATCGTCGTCGTCGCGACGTTGCAGATCGCCCAGGTCATCATCCTCGAGTCCTTCCTGTCCTTCCTGGGCCTCGGTGTCCAGCCGCCCACGCCCGCGTGGGGCAATATGCTCGGCGAGGGACGCGTCTACATGCTCAACTCGTGGTGGATCGCCGCCTTCCCCGGCCTCGCCATCTTCGTGACGACGCTCGTGATCAACCTGATGGGCAATGGGCTCCGCGACTGGCTCGACCCTCACATGAAATTGTAA
- a CDS encoding ABC transporter permease — protein sequence MRRYLVRQLVQLVVVILGISILAFSILHIIGDPVTLLLPQNAGKEEYARYKHLMGLDQPVWVQYWKFASGAVQGDFGRSWYGNAPAFRLVVDRMPPTIYLTLAGLGVALLIALPLGVLAALKRHSFVDTLCTLLAVAGQAMPIFWLGIMLIIIFAVRLRLLPASGYGTWQNFVMPAFCLGAFLAPITMRLVRSGIIEVMNMEFIKTARAKGLAERMVVAKHAFRNACIPVITVLGLQFGQLLGGAFITETVFAWPGVATLTVDSIRNQDFPVVQCAVVLLALIIVIVNAFVDLIVGLIDPRIRAGA from the coding sequence ATGCGGCGCTATCTAGTCCGCCAGCTCGTCCAGCTCGTCGTCGTCATCCTCGGTATCTCGATCCTCGCCTTCTCCATCCTCCACATCATCGGCGACCCCGTCACGCTGCTCTTGCCGCAGAACGCCGGCAAGGAGGAGTACGCGCGCTACAAGCACCTCATGGGCCTGGACCAGCCGGTGTGGGTCCAGTACTGGAAGTTCGCGAGCGGCGCCGTCCAGGGCGACTTCGGCAGGTCCTGGTACGGCAACGCTCCCGCCTTTCGCCTCGTCGTTGATCGCATGCCGCCGACGATCTATCTCACGCTGGCCGGGCTCGGCGTGGCGCTCCTGATCGCGCTGCCGCTGGGGGTTCTGGCGGCCCTCAAGCGGCACTCCTTCGTGGACACGCTCTGCACCCTCCTGGCGGTCGCCGGGCAGGCCATGCCCATTTTCTGGCTCGGCATCATGCTCATCATCATCTTCGCCGTGCGGCTCAGGCTCCTGCCGGCCTCCGGCTACGGCACGTGGCAGAACTTCGTGATGCCGGCTTTCTGCCTGGGCGCCTTCCTCGCCCCGATCACCATGCGGCTCGTGCGCTCCGGAATCATCGAGGTGATGAACATGGAGTTCATCAAGACGGCGCGGGCCAAGGGCCTCGCCGAACGGATGGTCGTGGCCAAGCACGCCTTCCGCAACGCGTGCATCCCGGTGATCACCGTGCTGGGACTGCAGTTCGGCCAGCTCCTGGGCGGCGCCTTCATCACCGAGACCGTCTTCGCCTGGCCCGGTGTGGCGACGCTGACGGTGGATTCCATCCGCAACCAGGACTTTCCGGTGGTCCAGTGCGCCGTCGTGCTGCTGGCGCTCATCATCGTGATCGTCAACGCCTTCGTTGACCTGATCGTGGGCTTGATCGACCCGCGCATTCGTGCAGGTGCCTGA